From one Nematostella vectensis chromosome 7, jaNemVect1.1, whole genome shotgun sequence genomic stretch:
- the LOC116615405 gene encoding transmembrane 7 superfamily member 3 isoform X1, whose product MTNNTTQEILDRLVYNKHPLSVTVVELIALLGVVVWAAGYRLVKPCMFLAGFTLAFLVFYAVSPMIFRTSVCCGAHGIGWVHLLVSVIIGLFGGFLGFRLYRLGVFTIGECLGMIVALVVLSSPLKTYFRTDTSYACFMAAVSVAFGSLAHFYEKPIVVLSTVVSGSLAFFYGLDYFLRTSFSVTVEHLLLRIRDVVEEEVKSEYSNWMYRPHIPDHLAVKLTHNAFPVFVAWGISVAIGMIVQYRVTANKEREKDVFSWCNCCDRPRPDK is encoded by the exons ATGACAAATAACACAACTCAAGAAATCCTCGACCGACTGGTTTACAACAA ACACCCTTTGAGTGTGACGGTGGTCGAACTGATCGCACTTCTCGGAGTAGTGGTGTGGGCCGCTGGATACCGCCTAGTTAAG CCTTGCATGTTTCTGGCGGGATTCACGCTCGCGTTTCTTGTCTTCTACGCCGTCAGCCCTATGATCTTCAGGACTAGCGTATGCTGTGGCGCGCACGGAATAGGCTGGG TTCACCTCCTAGTAAGTGTAATCATCGGGCTGTTTGGTGGCTTTCTGGGCTTCAGGCTCTACCGACTAGGCGTATTTACTATCGGAGAGTGTCTGGGCATG ATTGTTGCGCTGGTCGTACTAAGCTCACCACTCAAAACGTACTTTAGAAC GGATACATCGTACGCCTGTTTTATGGCAGCTGTGTCCGTGGCGTTTGGAAGCCTTGCGCACTTCTATGAAAAGCCTATAGTTGTACTTTCCACTGTGGTATCCGGTTCCCTCGCATTTTTTTATG GGCTAGATTACTTCCTGCGCACGAGTTTTTCGGTGACGGTGGAGCACCTCCTACTGCGTATTAGGGACGTGGTCGAAGAAGAGGTCAAGAGCGAATACAGCAACTGGATGTACCGTCCTCATATCCCAGACCACCTTGCGGTCAAGCTCACACACAACG CCTTTCCAGTGTTTGTTGCGTGGGGAATAAGCGTTGCCATAGGGATGATCGTGCAGTACCGCGTGACAGCCAATAAGGAGCGAGAGAAAGACGTCTTTTCTTGGTGTAACTGCTGCGACAGGCCTAGACCCGACAAATGA
- the LOC116615405 gene encoding uncharacterized protein LOC116615405 isoform X2, whose translation MFLAGFTLAFLVFYAVSPMIFRTSVCCGAHGIGWVHLLVSVIIGLFGGFLGFRLYRLGVFTIGECLGMIVALVVLSSPLKTYFRTDTSYACFMAAVSVAFGSLAHFYEKPIVVLSTVVSGSLAFFYGLDYFLRTSFSVTVEHLLLRIRDVVEEEVKSEYSNWMYRPHIPDHLAVKLTHNAFPVFVAWGISVAIGMIVQYRVTANKEREKDVFSWCNCCDRPRPDK comes from the exons ATGTTTCTGGCGGGATTCACGCTCGCGTTTCTTGTCTTCTACGCCGTCAGCCCTATGATCTTCAGGACTAGCGTATGCTGTGGCGCGCACGGAATAGGCTGGG TTCACCTCCTAGTAAGTGTAATCATCGGGCTGTTTGGTGGCTTTCTGGGCTTCAGGCTCTACCGACTAGGCGTATTTACTATCGGAGAGTGTCTGGGCATG ATTGTTGCGCTGGTCGTACTAAGCTCACCACTCAAAACGTACTTTAGAAC GGATACATCGTACGCCTGTTTTATGGCAGCTGTGTCCGTGGCGTTTGGAAGCCTTGCGCACTTCTATGAAAAGCCTATAGTTGTACTTTCCACTGTGGTATCCGGTTCCCTCGCATTTTTTTATG GGCTAGATTACTTCCTGCGCACGAGTTTTTCGGTGACGGTGGAGCACCTCCTACTGCGTATTAGGGACGTGGTCGAAGAAGAGGTCAAGAGCGAATACAGCAACTGGATGTACCGTCCTCATATCCCAGACCACCTTGCGGTCAAGCTCACACACAACG CCTTTCCAGTGTTTGTTGCGTGGGGAATAAGCGTTGCCATAGGGATGATCGTGCAGTACCGCGTGACAGCCAATAAGGAGCGAGAGAAAGACGTCTTTTCTTGGTGTAACTGCTGCGACAGGCCTAGACCCGACAAATGA
- the LOC5508201 gene encoding C-type lectin lectoxin-Lio2, translating into MRPSWSSLVFIYFIHARVSLANGFYAYTVKDFSLPGSHSSVRMADDWMSCINSCMQDDQCVSYNYEYTAKKGGLCQLNTCAVSRKNHAEFLISDPGFLFQQLKSVENSARCQKTTIPRKQECLPKWSLFKGHCYKFVKEKQPWKDAERKCRETPGSHLTSVHSAEENHFITSLVPPSFLYFWVGVQNIKTADVYVWADFTRPDYNNWETSEPDGTGYCGNVKQFDGSWHDFWCYQQHAYICKYKLQPK; encoded by the exons ATGCGGCCATCGTGGTCaagtcttgtttttatttacttcatcCACGCGCGTGTCTCACTCGCTAATGGATTTTACGCTTACACGGTCAAAGACTTCTCTTTGCCCGGCTCCCATTCCTCGGTTCGCATGGCGGATGACTGGATGAGCTGCATCAATTCCTGCATGCAAGATGACCAATGCGTGTCTTACAATTACGAGTATACGGCAAAGAAGGGTGGACTTTGCCAATTGAATACTTGTGCTGTCTCGCGCAAAAACCATGCAGAGTTTCTTATTTCCGATCCAGGATTTCTATTTCAGCAGCTAAAATCAGTGGAA AATTCCGCTCGCTGCCAGAAAACTACTATACCCAGAAAGCAAG AATGCCTTCCGAAGTGGTCTCTATTCAAAGGTCACTGCTACAAATTTGTAAAGGAGAAGCAACCTTGGAAAGACGCCGAGCGCAAATGCCGCGAAACGCCTGGCAGTCATCTTACCTCCGTCCACAGCGCCGAGGAAAATCATTTTATAACAAGCCTTGTCCCCCCGTCATTCCTTTACTTCTGGGTAGGGgtgcaaaatattaaaactGCCGATGTATATGTCTGGGCGGATTTTACACGCCCAGACTATAATAACTGGGAGACCTCTGAGCCAGATGGTACTGGGTATTGTGGGAACGTTAAACAGTTCGACGGCAGTTGGCACGATTTTTGGTGTTACCAGCAGCATGCGTATATTTGTAAATATAAGTTACAGCCCAAGTAA
- the LOC116615421 gene encoding uncharacterized protein LOC116615421 isoform X1, producing MLPPSWLFESDAAAWLVIHWLVRLIGGLALFWATYYNQSVGDSHLTMELPAFISNILCNVVIVAVFICFILWVIYDPEGNALMMSDRENDETEENWGRSQGPWRIRRKRRQERREPRRMRQGVSSDENEQERDDGKREAVIARNEKSAKDDGYTWNNERMVTRERDAGKTEANLSNRLLPRDDAIESDGGSENTLVPETLGESQPITNKSQPRRKPEISTHVHSAQVHRDDVTDQAISRDYTVAVTVITLSALGIMGAVVLHRFAHR from the exons ATGTTGCCGCCAAGCTGGCTGTTTGAGAGCGATGCAGCAGCATGGCTAGTGATCCACTGGTTGGTCAGACTTATTGGCGGGTTAGCGTTGTTTTGGGCGACTTATTATAATCAGAGTGTAG GCGACAGCCATCTAACCATGGAACTACCAGCATTCATATCCAACATTCTCTGTAATGTCGTCATTGTTGCCGTCTTCATTTG CTTCATATTATGGGTTATATATGACCCGGAGGGCAACGCCCTTATGATGAGTGACAGAGAGAATGATGAAACAGAGGAGAACTGGGGAAGAAGTCAAGGCCCGTGGCGAATACGCCGTAAAAGACGGCAAGAAAGAAGAGAGCCACGGCGCATGCGCCAAGGAGTCAGCAGTGATGAAAATGAGCAGGAAAGGGATGACGGGAAGAGGGAGGCTGTTATTGCAAGGAATGAGAAGAGCGCAAAGGACGATGGTTATACGTGGAATAACGAGAGAATGGTTACGAGAGAAAGGGATGCTGGGAAAACAGAGGCAAATTTGAGCAACAGGTTATTGCCTCGTGACGATGCAATTGAGAGTGATGGGGGCAGCGAAAACACATTGGTGCCAGAAACGCTTGGTGAAAGTCAACCAATCACTAACAAG TCTCAGCCCAGGAGAAAACCTGAAATTAGTACCCATGTCCACTCGGCCCAAGTACATCGAGATGACGTCACTGATCAAGCGATATCACGTGACTACACAGTGGCCGTTACTGTTATAACGCTGTCGGCGCTAGGGATCATGGGGGCCGTTGTGTTACATAGATTTGCACATAGGTGA
- the LOC116615421 gene encoding uncharacterized protein LOC116615421 isoform X2: MELPAFISNILCNVVIVAVFICFILWVIYDPEGNALMMSDRENDETEENWGRSQGPWRIRRKRRQERREPRRMRQGVSSDENEQERDDGKREAVIARNEKSAKDDGYTWNNERMVTRERDAGKTEANLSNRLLPRDDAIESDGGSENTLVPETLGESQPITNKSQPRRKPEISTHVHSAQVHRDDVTDQAISRDYTVAVTVITLSALGIMGAVVLHRFAHR, translated from the exons ATGGAACTACCAGCATTCATATCCAACATTCTCTGTAATGTCGTCATTGTTGCCGTCTTCATTTG CTTCATATTATGGGTTATATATGACCCGGAGGGCAACGCCCTTATGATGAGTGACAGAGAGAATGATGAAACAGAGGAGAACTGGGGAAGAAGTCAAGGCCCGTGGCGAATACGCCGTAAAAGACGGCAAGAAAGAAGAGAGCCACGGCGCATGCGCCAAGGAGTCAGCAGTGATGAAAATGAGCAGGAAAGGGATGACGGGAAGAGGGAGGCTGTTATTGCAAGGAATGAGAAGAGCGCAAAGGACGATGGTTATACGTGGAATAACGAGAGAATGGTTACGAGAGAAAGGGATGCTGGGAAAACAGAGGCAAATTTGAGCAACAGGTTATTGCCTCGTGACGATGCAATTGAGAGTGATGGGGGCAGCGAAAACACATTGGTGCCAGAAACGCTTGGTGAAAGTCAACCAATCACTAACAAG TCTCAGCCCAGGAGAAAACCTGAAATTAGTACCCATGTCCACTCGGCCCAAGTACATCGAGATGACGTCACTGATCAAGCGATATCACGTGACTACACAGTGGCCGTTACTGTTATAACGCTGTCGGCGCTAGGGATCATGGGGGCCGTTGTGTTACATAGATTTGCACATAGGTGA
- the LOC5508200 gene encoding uncharacterized protein LOC5508200 has product MAAESTCEITWENFAEIHGSQFRHIGLPQHLWKELHAKLSPVIRKDANNAFERQKTGETSQRRWSLHAKKDLAKDSDVYIVEHVWTSDGAEGAKRKLAKSPDLLLRLQNMMNLREDENRDKDVFVDSQKVIEQVAGVTKEKAKEFLDLGHNDLISALMYAEGASPPKQVGNDDDEDKILDYEDFKEGFISSTDEQYRESISEEFLQKMYKKYLKDHEEEKTVQYGQATTSQYSWEETSEEGWVTVLISVPTSAKKASIINKLTAKHWTLGVKGSPPIIDGDFYAPVLPDECIWTFDGPGVLQMTLQKRGSDEGMWPVCIKGEKQFTSNQIFQQAKFKEREKAYNLGTALSAMWYYNQTYQKVTVVGGPQAHCWYMMDETGSALSHSSTPNVKCAPFAYAVNGMTCSLIWPAQDIKKGDVCTRDFCPLLVHMETQKHKEARLLACSPQMPLDFPRSFLEDYAEACANLKQSLPQVHLAPLASDIVREVESSEVKLSLKFYVSENCPSVEAVVKTLGCTSLDAPDDAEALWVESVVGDVLPQQKVNRLSGEQFLLRRDILFGMMQKKIGQVSWIPRTFSLRSQLPALCVDHYTNSLKSVWIVRSANPQDFKCKPVFTRDLRRMIRLGETGPLVASHYCVTAAVFHRRPFCLQYTVMVPSLKPLVLHIHNTPRIRQTAEMLKPLKELDEYEPTLLSVDDGKPQDHALFEDFQAQLKKFYLLRLNKSWDHVEKKIFQHIGELFHLLSSSLSPLSQSSSPLSAVYGVDVLLQENLEPLIIGVNALPSFANDQVAKEVICLTYGDDKEASAANVTQVTFGS; this is encoded by the exons ATGGCGGCCGAAAGCACATGTGAAATTACGTGGGAAAACTTTGCCGAAATACACGGCTCCCAGTTTCGCCACATCGGGCTTCCGCAGCACTTATGGAAAGAGCTACACGCTAAACTTTCGCCTGTCATCAGAAAAGACGCTAATAATGCTTTTGAGCGACAGAAAACGGGAGAAACTTCCCAACGAAGATGGTCGCTTCATGCAAAGAAAGATCTCGCGAAAGACAGTGATGTGTACATCGTGGAGCATGTTTGGACAAGCGATGGAGCTGAAGGCGCTAAGAGGAAACTAGCCAAAAGCCCAGATTTGCTACTGAGACTCCAGAATATGATGAACTTACGTGAGGATGAAAACCGAGATAAAG ATGTGTTTGTGGATTCTCAGAAAGTAATAGAGCAAGTCGCAGGTGTAACTAAGGAAAAAGCCAAAGAATTTCTGGATTTGGGTCATAATGACCTGATCAGTGCTTTGATGTATGCAGAAGGAGCATCACCTCCCAAACAAGTGGgcaatgatgacgatgaagaTAAGATCCTAGACTATGAAGACTTCAAGGAAGGGTTTATCAGTTCCACTGATGAGCAATACAGGGAATCAATATCTGAAGAGTTCCTCcagaaaatgtataaaaaataCTTGAAAGATCATGAAGAGGAGAAGACAGTACAATATGGTCAGGCAACAACATCCCAGTACAGCTGGGAGGAAACAAGTGAAGAAGGCTGGGTGACAGTCCTGATTTCAGTCCCTACTTCTGCCAAGAAAGCCAGTATTATCAATAAATTGACTGCAAAGCACTGGACGCTAGGGGTAAAAGGCAGTCCGCCTATCATTGATGGAGATTTTTATGCCCCGGTCCTTCCTGACGAGTGCATCTGGACGTTTGACGGCCCAGGAGTCCTTCAGATGACGTTGCAAAAGAGAGGCTCTGATGAGGGGATGTGGCCA GTCTGTATCAAAGGTGAGAAGCAGTTCACGAGCAATCAGATTTTCCAACAAGCTAAATTCAAGGAGCGAGAGAAAGCCTATAACCTTGGCACCGCCCTCAGCGCAATGTGGTATTACAACCAAACATACCAGAAAGTGACGGTAGTTGGAGGGCCACAAGCCCACTGCTGGTACATGATGGATGAGACTGGGTCTGCTCTTTCACACAGTAGCACTCCTAATGTCAAGTGCGCACCGTTTGCCTACGCTGTAAATGGCATGACTTGCTCCCTTATCTGGCCAGCACAGGATATCAAAAAGGGGGATGTCTGCACTAGAGATTTCTGCCCACTGCTGGTGCACATGGAGACACAGAAGCACAAGGAAGCAAGGCTCCTTGCCTGCTCCCCTCAGATGCCACTGGATTTCCCCAGATCATTTTTGGAGGATTATGCTGAAGCATGTGCCAACCTGAAGCAGTCCTTGCCTCAAGTCCACCTTGCTCCGCTAGCATCAGACATAGTGAGGGAAGTAGAGTCCTCTGAGGTGAAACTTTCCCTGAAGTTTTATGTGAGTGAGAATTGTCCGAGTGTAGAGGCTGTGGTGAAAACCTTGGGCTGCACTTCATTGGATGCACCTGATGATGCAGAGGCACTGTGGGTGGAGAGTGTCGTGGGTGACGTGCTGCCGCAGCAGAAGGTGAACCGCCTGTCTGGAGAGCAGTTTCTTCTCAGGCGGGACATATTGTTCGGGATGATGCAGAAAAAAATTGGACAG GTTTCTTGGATTCCACGAACATTCAGTCTCCGTTCCCAGCTCCCTGCCTTGTGTGTCGATCACTACACCAATAGCCTCAAGTCTGTGTGGATAGTGCGCTCAGCCAACCCACAAGATTTCAAGTGCAAACCTGTGTTCACTAGAGACCTTAGACGCATGATACGTCTTGGAGAAACAGGACCACTTGTTGCTTCACACT ATTGTGTCACCGCTGCCGTCTTCCACAGAAGGCCCTTCTGTCTTCAATACACGGTAATGGTCCCATCCTTGAAACCCTTGGTCCTCCACATCCACAACACTCCCCGCATTAGGCAGACAGCAGAAATGTTGAAGCCCTTGAAGGAGCTGGATGAGTACGAGCCGACTCTCCTCTCGGTGGATGACGGAAAGCCCCAGGACCACGCCCTCTTTGAGGACTTCCAGGCCCAGCTTAAGAAGTTTTACCTGTTAAGACTCAACAAGTCGTGGGATCACGTGGAGAAGAAGATCTTCCAGCATATTGGAGAACTTTTCCATCTTCTATCCTCTAGCCTTTCACCCCTCAGCCAGTCAAGCAGTCCCTTGTCTGCAGTGTATGGAGTCGATGTCCTTCTTCAGGAAAATTTGGAGCCCTTGATAATAGGTGTGAATGCCTTGCCGTCGTTTGCTAATGATCAGGTTGCCAAAGAGGTCATCTGTCTTACCTACGGAGATGATAAGGAGGCGAGTGCCGCAAACGTCACCCAAGTCACTTTTGGCTCGTGA